Within the Arachis duranensis cultivar V14167 chromosome 10, aradu.V14167.gnm2.J7QH, whole genome shotgun sequence genome, the region AAGTACCTTTTTGCTTTATGAGAGACTTTAATGAGGTCGTTAAAGTGGAAGAGCGAAAAAAGGGCTACTACTTTGACGTGGTCGACAACGGACTTTAAATCTTGGATTCAGGATATGGAACTAGTGGACTTAGACTTATCTGACTACCTATTTACCTGGTTCAGGGACCAATCTTGTAGCTGCATTGATAGAATGTTGGTTACTTTAGAATGGCTAGAAGAGTTTCCCGATACAAGGCTACAAGGTGGTCCAAGAGGGTTATCGGATCATTGCCAAGTGATGGAAGCTGTAAGGGTCGGAAGGGGGCCGAGACCTTTTCGAAGTCTTGATTCATGGTTCACTCATGAAGGGTTCTTGAGGATGGTGAAGGAAGAGTGAAAAAGCCTAGAGGAGATGTGGTTCCTGGACAAGTTAAAGGCCATGATGATTCTTTTGGGCATATGGCATAGAGAGAATTTTGGGTCTATGGACATGAGGATTAAAACGTTTGAGGAGGAGATCAAGAAAGTAGACGATATGGTCAGTAATGGAGTGTATGATGGAACCTtggaagcaagaaggaaggcACTGGTCAGCTCTTGTAAGAAGTGGTATATCAGGAAGGAGGTACATTGGAAGCAGATGTCAAGATCCAGGCATGCAAAGGAGATGGACAAAAATACTCGGTACTTTCATAATTTAGCCTCAGCTCGAAGGAGGAACAACCGGATTGATGCTTTAATGATTCATGGAAGAGTAGTGAGGAATCAAGCCAAGATTAAGGTGGCTATAAGAGATTTCTATAAGGACTTGTACCAACAAGAGGTGTCACCTAACTTAGGCTTTCGGGATGGGTTAGTAATGCAAATAGATGTGGAAGAGGCAACAGAACTGGAGTTGATGCCATCTGTTGAAGAGATAAAGAAGGCAGTATGGGATTGCGAGTAAACGAAAGCACCAAGAAGTGACGGATATAATATGAATTTCATCAAGAAGTGTTG harbors:
- the LOC107469520 gene encoding uncharacterized protein LOC107469520, whose amino-acid sequence is MWFLDKLKAMMILLGIWHRENFGSMDMRIKTFEEEIKKVDDMVSNGVYDGTLEARRKALVSSCKKWYIRKEVHWKQMSRSRHAKEMDKNTRYFHNLASARRRNNRIDALMIHGRVVRNQAKIKVAIRDFYKDLYQQEVSPNLGFRDGLVMQIDVEEATELELMPSVEEIKKAVWDCE